A region of Desulfomicrobium escambiense DSM 10707 DNA encodes the following proteins:
- the ispG gene encoding flavodoxin-dependent (E)-4-hydroxy-3-methylbut-2-enyl-diphosphate synthase, which yields MTQTDASILAPRRATRTISVGGVGIGGGNPVRVQSMTNTDTRDVEATLAQIDALARAGCEIVRLAVLDLEAAVALKKICAATGVPLIADIHFDSRLAVQAVEAGVKGLRINPGNIGGPDKVDRVVHAARAAGVPIRIGVNSGSVDKDLLKKHGGPTPAAMVESAMEHVRLLEERGFHDIKISLKSSSVLGTVAAYRLMSKTVDYPLHIGVTEAGTAMRGAVKSSVGLGILLAEGIGDTLRVSLTADPVEEMLVAWEILRALGLRARGPEIVSCPTCGRTEIGLMELAAAVEDRLRGVEEVFTVAVMGCVVNGPGEAREADIGVAGGRESGLIFRKGEVVRKVKGRAELLPAFMEELEKFLDERRGGA from the coding sequence ATGACACAGACAGACGCATCCATCCTCGCCCCCCGGCGCGCGACCCGCACCATCTCCGTCGGGGGGGTGGGCATCGGCGGGGGCAACCCCGTGCGCGTGCAGTCCATGACCAACACGGACACCCGCGACGTCGAAGCCACCCTGGCCCAGATCGACGCCCTGGCTCGGGCGGGCTGCGAGATCGTGCGCCTGGCCGTGCTCGATCTCGAAGCGGCCGTGGCCTTGAAGAAAATTTGCGCGGCTACGGGCGTGCCCCTCATCGCCGACATCCATTTCGACTCCCGCCTGGCCGTACAGGCCGTGGAGGCGGGCGTGAAGGGCCTGCGCATCAACCCCGGCAACATCGGCGGCCCCGACAAGGTCGACCGCGTGGTGCACGCCGCCCGCGCGGCCGGCGTGCCCATCCGCATCGGCGTGAACAGCGGTTCCGTGGACAAGGATCTGCTGAAGAAGCACGGCGGCCCGACCCCGGCGGCCATGGTCGAGAGCGCCATGGAGCATGTGCGCCTGCTGGAGGAACGCGGCTTCCACGACATCAAGATTTCGCTCAAGTCGTCGAGCGTGCTGGGCACAGTGGCCGCCTACCGGCTCATGTCGAAGACCGTCGACTATCCCCTGCACATCGGCGTGACCGAGGCCGGCACGGCCATGCGCGGGGCCGTCAAGTCGTCGGTGGGCCTGGGCATCCTGCTGGCCGAGGGTATCGGCGACACGCTCCGGGTTTCGCTGACTGCCGATCCCGTCGAGGAGATGCTCGTGGCCTGGGAGATCCTGCGCGCTCTGGGCCTGCGGGCCAGGGGGCCGGAGATCGTGTCCTGCCCGACCTGCGGGCGGACCGAGATCGGGCTCATGGAATTGGCTGCGGCCGTGGAGGACAGGCTGCGTGGGGTGGAGGAGGTCTTCACCGTCGCGGTCATGGGCTGCGTGGTCAACGGCCCCGGCGAGGCCCGCGAGGCCGACATCGGCGTGGCCGGGGGGCGCGAGTCCGGCCTCATCTTCCGCAAGGGCGAGGTGGTGCGCAAAGTGAAGGGCCGGGCCGAACTGCTGCCGGCCTTCATGGAAGAGCTGGAGAAATTTCTGGACGAGCGGCGGGGCGGGGCGTGA
- a CDS encoding phosphoadenosine phosphosulfate reductase family protein, whose amino-acid sequence MTLYDKVRLARERLSDALARFGVRAAVGWTGGKDSTVVLALWRDVLREAGVGEAPFAINLDTGCKFPEVLAFRDRLARDWGVDVTVVRPEVDLARYPLAADPVRCCGDLKIRPLNEAVSRLKIPALLTGVRADENPDRAHRPWFEDHGDHVRILPILEWTELDVWTFLVREGIPWCPLYDHGYRSLGCVPCTSRSGRGERSGRDAAKEERMAQLRSLGYF is encoded by the coding sequence ATGACCCTTTACGACAAGGTTCGTCTGGCCAGGGAGCGCTTGTCCGACGCCCTGGCGCGTTTCGGGGTCCGTGCCGCCGTGGGCTGGACGGGCGGCAAGGACTCCACCGTGGTCCTGGCCCTGTGGCGGGACGTGCTGCGCGAGGCGGGCGTCGGGGAGGCGCCTTTCGCCATCAACCTCGACACCGGCTGCAAGTTCCCGGAGGTGCTGGCCTTCCGCGACAGGCTGGCGCGGGATTGGGGCGTGGACGTGACGGTGGTCCGCCCTGAGGTCGACCTGGCGCGCTACCCGCTGGCCGCGGACCCGGTGCGGTGCTGCGGGGACCTCAAGATCAGGCCCCTGAACGAGGCCGTTTCCCGCCTGAAGATTCCCGCCCTGCTGACGGGCGTGCGCGCCGACGAGAACCCGGATCGCGCCCACCGGCCGTGGTTCGAGGACCACGGCGACCATGTCCGCATCCTGCCTATCCTGGAATGGACGGAGCTCGACGTCTGGACCTTCCTGGTGCGCGAGGGCATCCCGTGGTGCCCGCTCTACGACCACGGCTACCGGTCCCTGGGCTGCGTGCCCTGCACCTCCCGTTCGGGCCGCGGCGAGCGTTCTGGCCGCGACGCGGCCAAGGAGGAGCGCATGGCGCAGCTCAGAAGCCTGGGGTATTTTTAG
- a CDS encoding ArsA-related P-loop ATPase, which yields MKIAFAGKGGVGKTTLCAWLGDYLARNGHDVILVDADTALSLGQASGLDAGDLPDPLSAREDLIRERIGSGFLSLNPDVSDLPDELSVNLPVAKAGNGRTGTKRLLTMGSITGAGDGCACAANALLKSVLAHLMLRERSVVLVDLEAGVEHLGRGTVEGVDGLVVVSEPSRRSLETAARVGALAAELGLSRQVLAVNRGIGEPRLPDLQGLPSAVVHVPALASLTARQLDQASVLGLEDGPGIDAVCARLMLALS from the coding sequence ATGAAGATCGCATTCGCCGGCAAGGGCGGCGTGGGCAAGACGACGCTGTGCGCCTGGCTGGGCGACTATCTCGCCCGGAACGGGCATGACGTCATCCTGGTGGACGCGGACACGGCCCTGAGCCTGGGCCAGGCCAGCGGGCTGGACGCGGGCGACCTGCCCGATCCGTTGAGCGCCCGCGAGGATCTGATCCGGGAGCGCATCGGCTCGGGCTTCCTGAGCCTCAACCCCGACGTCTCCGATCTGCCCGATGAACTGAGCGTCAACCTGCCTGTGGCGAAGGCCGGAAACGGCCGTACGGGGACCAAGCGCCTGCTGACCATGGGCTCCATCACCGGGGCCGGCGACGGCTGCGCCTGCGCGGCCAACGCCCTGCTCAAGTCCGTGCTGGCGCACCTGATGCTGCGGGAGCGAAGCGTCGTGCTCGTGGACCTGGAGGCCGGGGTGGAGCATCTGGGACGGGGAACCGTGGAGGGCGTTGACGGGCTGGTGGTGGTCAGCGAGCCCAGCAGGAGGTCCCTGGAGACGGCGGCGCGCGTGGGCGCCCTGGCCGCCGAACTGGGTCTTTCGCGCCAGGTGCTGGCCGTGAACCGCGGTATCGGGGAGCCGCGGCTTCCTGACCTGCAGGGCCTCCCCAGCGCAGTGGTCCACGTCCCGGCCCTGGCCAGCCTGACCGCCCGCCAGTTGGATCAGGCGAGCGTTCTCGGCCTGGAGGACGGACCGGGCATCGACGCAGTCTGCGCCAGGCTCATGCTTGCATTGTCCTGA
- a CDS encoding Crp/Fnr family transcriptional regulator: protein MRLTDTTLLQDLERPEMAPVRQAFHARAFVRGAMVFHPRQDNRIFIVTRGRARVLLAYRDKEFTMAVLDAGDVYATHTRAWVQALDDLEILVADVAEVRRHLGSMPSFNSAMIHVLGDLLSHAISVIDTLAFKDVRNRLVEFLAYEARRLPRCRECRHCGKCEDGGMVSLGLNTEQMASIIGSSRQTVSSLLNALAKDGVIELKGRGVICIPDIAALEACAAQEN, encoded by the coding sequence ATGCGCCTGACCGACACCACCCTGCTGCAGGATCTCGAACGCCCCGAGATGGCGCCCGTCCGCCAAGCGTTCCACGCCCGCGCCTTCGTCCGCGGCGCAATGGTCTTCCACCCCAGGCAGGACAACCGGATCTTCATCGTCACCCGGGGCAGGGCCCGCGTCTTGCTGGCCTACCGTGACAAGGAATTCACCATGGCCGTGCTGGACGCGGGGGACGTCTACGCGACGCACACCAGGGCCTGGGTGCAGGCCCTGGACGACCTCGAAATCCTCGTGGCCGACGTGGCCGAGGTCCGGCGCCACCTCGGCTCCATGCCGAGCTTCAACTCGGCCATGATTCACGTCCTGGGCGACCTTCTCTCCCACGCCATCTCCGTCATCGACACCCTGGCCTTCAAGGATGTGCGCAACCGCCTCGTGGAGTTCCTGGCCTACGAGGCCAGGCGCCTGCCCCGCTGCCGGGAGTGCCGGCACTGCGGCAAGTGCGAGGACGGCGGCATGGTCTCCCTGGGCCTCAACACCGAACAGATGGCCAGCATCATCGGCTCCTCGCGCCAGACCGTGTCCTCCCTGCTCAACGCCCTGGCCAAGGACGGCGTCATCGAACTGAAAGGACGCGGCGTGATCTGCATCCCCGACATCGCCGCCCTGGAGGCGTGCGCGGCGCAGGAAAACTGA